In Gammaproteobacteria bacterium, the genomic stretch CAAGCCGCTGGTTGTAGCTCATGGCCACTTCCAGGCGTCGCTGGTTGTAGTCATCGATATGTTTCAACTTGATTCGTAGAATAACGGCCTGAAGTTCGTCGAGGCGACTGTTGAAGCCGACAACGTCATGATGATACTGCTTGCTGCTGCCATGATTGCGCAGCATTCTAACCCGCGCGGCGATGCCGTCATCATTCGTGGTCACCATGCCGCCGTCGCCATAACAGCCCAGGTTTTTACTGGGAAAAAAACTGAAAGCTCCAGCGGCACCAATACCACCGGTAGTATTGCCCTGGTAGCGGCTGCCGAAGGATTGTGCGCAATCCTCGATTATCTTTAATCCGAATTCATCGGCAAGCGCCTGAATTTCGTTCATATCGGCAGGTTGCCCGAACAGGTGCACGGGCAGGATAGCACTGGTTTTATCGGTTATGGCAGCCCTGATTCGGTCGGGATCGATATTAAGGCTGTGTGGCTGTATATCGACAAAAACGGGTATCGCCCCGATGTAGCGAATAGCTTCCGCGGTCGCGATAAAGGTGAAAGCAGTGGTGATCACTTCATCGCCCGGTTGAATACCGGCGGCAAGCAATGCCAGGTGCAGTGCGTCGGTACCGTTGGCACAGCTAATTGCGTGCTTGACACCAAGGTATTCTGCTGCCTCCTGGTCAAAGGCCTGCACGTTCGGACCCAGGATAAATCGGGTTTCTGCTAGCGCTTGCAGGATTCCGCTGTCGATTTCAGCTTTTAGTGTTTCGTACTGACCCTTCAGGTCGACCATCGGTATGTTCATATTGATCCTGTTATTTGTGAAGTTATCGCAATGGCGGTTTCAAGTGCGCGTTTACCGTCCTCACCGTTGACCTTCGGTCGCCCACCCGTTTTTATCGCCCGGATAAAATCGAGAACTTCGAGGTTGAGCGCGTCATTGTCTTCGAAATGATGTTCGCGATGGGTGATTTCCTTGAAGCCTTCGTCGTTATCGGTTTCTCCCTTGCGGTTCACCGCGAGTAACTTGTCCTGGAAATCTGCTGACAGGTATGCATCTTTCTGAAAAATTCGCAGCTTTCGTTCGCGCTTGCGGCTGATGCGACTGGCGGTTACGTTGGCGACGCAACCATTTTCAAATTCGATGCGTGCGTTGGCAATGTCAATCGTGTCAGATAGCACCGATATCCCGCTCGCCGATATGCGTATGATCGGGGATTCGATAAGATCAAGTATGATATCGATGTCGTGGATCATCAAATCGAGTACGACGCTGACGTCGGTCGCACGCGTGGTAAACGGCGCCAGCCTGGTCGATTCAATAAAGCGGGGTTCATCGAGACGGGTTTCGATTCCGATCATGACGCTATTAAACCGTTCGATGTGCCCGACCTGCAATACCAGATCGTGCTCACGGGCAATTCCGATCAGGGTTTTGGCCTCGTCAACGGTCTCGGTGATCGGTTTTTCGATCAAACAGTGAATTCCTGCTTCCAGAAACTCGCGCGCAATTTTATAATGCAGGCTGGTTGGCACCACCAGGCTGATCGCATCGACCAGCGGAATGATATCGCGATAATTGGAGCAAGCCTCAACACCATGTTTCTGCGCGACTTCCCGGGCATTGGCAACATTGCTATCCACCACTGCAACCAGTTCACAATCGGGTGCCGCGGCGTACTTGTCAGCATGCCATTTGCCGAGGTGGCCAACACCAACCACAGCAACCTTGAGTAATTGAGACATAGTGTCAAAGGTAAATTTCGAACGGCGCATTATATATGCATGAAAATCCAATTGCGACGCTTGTCGCGGGCGTGGACGAAGCGGGACGCGGGCCGTTGGCTGGATCGGTCGTTGCGGCAGCGGTTATACTCGATGCCGGCTTTCCGATAGCCGGTTTAACCGATTCCAAGAAATTATCGGCAACACGTCGCCAGGCTCTCGAAACAGAGATTAAACAGAACGCGAAGGCCTGGTCAGTTGCCGAAGCCAGCCATGATGAAGTCGATGCAATGAATATACTGCAGGCGAGCCTGCTGGCAATGAAGCGAGCGCTGTTAGGCCTGAACCTGGTGCCCGGGCTGGTGCTGGTCGATGGTAATCGTCTACCCAGCCTGGGGAATTACCGGATGCGAGCAATTATCAAAGGTGATCTCTACGAGCCCTGTATTTCTGCTGCATCGATCCTGGCCAAGCAATATCGCGATCGGCAAATGCTGGAACTCGACCGCCTGTATCCCGAGTACAGGTTTGCGCAGCATAAGGGCTATCCGACCGCACTGCATCGAGAGCTGCTAGCACAGCATGGAGTATCTCCGGTGCATCGTCGCAGTTTTAAACCGGTCAGGGATTTGCTCTAGATGAGTAACCGTTTTGTTCACCTGCACCTGCACAGCGAGTACTCGCTTCAGGACAGTACCGTCAGGTTGAAACCACTGATGCAGCAGGTGCGCGACCGCGGCATGGGTGCCGTTGCTTTAACCGATTTGAATAACATGTTTGCGGTCGTAAAACACTTTCGGGCAGCGACTGCGATGGGGGTAAAACCCATATTCGGTGTCGATGTATGGGTGCATCACCCTGAGCACAACGAATCCTTGAGTCGCCTCGTGTTGCTATGTCAGAACGACCAGGGTTATTTGAACCTCAAAAAACTGATCTCACGAGCCTACCTGGAAGGGCAAACTGCTGACCGCGCAACTATCGAGATCGATTGGTTGCGTGCGAATAATGAAGGATTAATAGCGCTGTCGGCTTGCCTGGAGGGTGATATCGGAATGGCCCTCAGGATGCAGAATACCGAATTGGCGGAATCCTGCCTGCAGCAATGGATCGAGGTTTTTGGTAACCGGTTTTTCCTGGAACTGCAGCGTACCGGTCGCGCGCATGAGGAGGTTTATATCAGCCAGGCGGTTGCCTGGTCACACAGGCTGCAGGTACCCGTGGTGGCTACCAACGACGTTCGTTTCATCGACGCGGATGACTTCGAATCACACGAGGTCAGGGTTTGTATCTGCACCGGATTTACGCTGGAGGACGAACGTCGACCGAGGCTTTATTCACCCGGGCAATACCTGCGTTCGGCCGATGAAATGATCGAGCTCTTTGCTGATATACCAGAGGCCATCCAGAATTCCGTGGCGATTGCGAATGCCTGTAACCTGCGGCTCGAGCTCGGCCAGGCGTTCCTGCCCGAATACAAGGTGCCCGAGCAATATACGACGGATAGTTATTTCCGTCATGTCTCCGAGCAGGGCCTCGAGCGCCGACTTCAATTTTTACAGGATCAACTTGCAGCAGGCGAACCGCTCGATCGACAACCTTATGATCAGCGCCTCAAGACCGAACTCGACGTCATCATTGAAATGGGTTACCCGGGTTACTTCCTGATCGTCATGGACTTCATCGACTGGGCCAAGAATCACGCGATACCGGTCGGTCCTGGCCGCGGCTCGGGCGCGGGTTCGCTGGTGGCCTATGCCCTGAATATAACCGACCTGGATCCACTGCAATATGATTTGCTGTTCGAGCGCTTTCTTAATCCGGAACGGGTGTCGATGCCAGACTTTGATATCGATTTCTGCATGGACCGACGCGACGAGGTTATTGAATACGTCGCCGGGCGCTACGGAAAAGACCAGGTTTCACAAATCATCACCTATGGCAGCATGGCGGCGAAAGCAGTGATCAGGGATGTCGGCCGGGTCATGTCGCATCCCTATGGATTCGTCGATCGTATTGCCAAGCTGGTGCCGTTTGAGGTCGGTATCACGCTCGACAAGGCACTGGAGCAGGAAGAGGCATTGCTCGAGCTTTACCGGCAGGATGAAGAAGTCACGATGCTGATCGATATGGCACGTTCGCTCGAAGGGCTTACCCGCAACGTCGGTAAGCATGCCGGTGGTGTCGTGATTTCACCCAGCGAACTGACCGACTTTACCCCGCTTTATTGTGAGTCCGGTGGCTCAGGCCTGGTCTCTCAATATGACAAAGACGATGTCGAGGCGGTGGGTCTGGTCAAGTTTGATTTTCTCGGTTTGCGCACGCTGACCATAATCGACTGGGCAGTGCGTTCCATTAATGAAAAGAATAGCGACGATAAACTCGAAATCGAGCGCATCCCGTTGGACGATCCGGATACTTTCAAATTATTACAGGCATACCAGACCACGGCGGTGTTTCAGCTCGAATCGCGCGGCATGAAAGATTTGATCCGGCGCCTTCAACCCGACAGCTTCGAGGATATTATTGCTTTGGTGGCGCTGTTTAGACCGGGCCCGCTGCAGTCGGGCATGGTCGACGATTTCATCGACCGTAAACATGGCCGTTCCCGGGTCGAGTATCCCCACCCGGCCCTCGAGACCATCCTGAAACCTACCTACGGTGTCATTCTCTACCAGGAACAGGTCATGCAGATTGCCCAGGTGCTTGCCGGTTACACGCTGGGCGGTGCCGATATGTTACGCCGCGCGATGGGCAAGAAGAAACCCGAGGAAATGCAGCAACAGCGCGCCATATTCACCGAGGGCGCGCTCGCCAACGAGGTTAAGGCCTCGACCGCTACCTATATTTTTGACCTGATGGAAAAGTTTGCCGGCTATGGTTTCAACAAGTCTCACTCGGCCGGCTACGCGCTGGTTTCTTATCAAACGGCGTGGTTGAAAACCCATTACCCGGCTGAATTTATGGCCGCGGTACTTTCTGCCGACATGGATAATACCGACAAGATCGTGACCCTGATCGACGATTGCCGCAACCTCGGGCTCGAAATCCGCCCGCCCGATATCAACCGCTCGGTTTATCAGTTTATCTCGGACGAGGCGGGTGCAGTCTATTATGGCCTCGGTGCCATCAAGGGTGTGGGGCGAGCGGCGATCGAAAGTATTATCGAAACCCGCAGCGGCCAGCCATACCGTTCTCTGGATGACTTCTGCAAGCGAGTCGATTCCGCGAGATCTGGCCGCAAGCTGCTGGAGGCGCTGATAAAGGGCGGCGCAATGGATTGTTTCAGCGAAAACCGGGCGGCTTTGATGGCGCATCTTCCCTACGCACTGCAGGCGGCTGAACAACAACAACACAATCTCAATGCCGGTATCAGTGACATGTTTGACAGTATTGCACCGGTGGCTGACGAAGAACCTGTATTGCCGGAATGTGAGGCCTGGGACGAAAAGCAGCGTCTTACCCTGGAAAAAGAAGCGCTCGGCCTGTTTCTGACCGGGCATCCGCTGGAAATGGTCGAGGCCGAAATAAGGCAATTTGCGCCAACCCGGCTGAGTCAGTGGCTGGAGCGCCTCGACAGCGGCGGTAACGGCGAAAGGTTTCGGCACAAAGAGCAGGATGCCAGGGTTTGCGGGCTGGTTGTCGATATCCGCATGCGTAACAGTTTCAGAGGCCGCGAGGCGTTCGTCACGCTGGATGATCGCAGCGGACGCGTCGATGTGCGCGTGGTTCCCGACATGCTGGCACAAATCGAAACGATTGTGCAGAAAGACCTGGTCTGGGTAGTCGATGGCGGTATTGCCTATGACGATTTCAATAACGGTATCAAGCTGCGGGCTTCCCGGATTCAACTGCTTGATGACTTCCGTGCCGAGCATGCGCGCGCCCTGCACATCACGCTCAATGGCCATGGCGAACAGGAGGTCGATGCGATCATCAGCGTGCTGGATAAACACAAATCGGCTGACGCGTTACCGGTCGTATTTCATATGCGTCGCGAAGACTACGCTTACCAGCTGCGTACCAACGGCGGCTGGTCGTTAAAGCCCGATGAGCAGTGCCTGCTCGCGCTGCAGCGATGCCTTGATGCATCGGAATTTTATTTCGAGTACCGCTAGTCCTCAGCCTGTCATCGACCCGCACCCCGGCCGGAGAGCTAGCGATCAAGCCTGATTACAGGTCTTAAAGTAGAAGCGCTGGTCCAGAAAAATCACAAAATTAAAGACATCCGGTTGGCCTGAACGCTAAATCGCGCTCCCAGATTAAGTGCCGAGCCGAAGCAATATTCTTGGTCCCACGATAAAATTTCTTGATCTGGATCATTTTTCCCGCGTTCTGGGGATTTAAGCTGCGAACTTCGAACAAAAATAAATCGAGGGTATTATGAAAAAGCAAACATTCTTAGTTGCAGCGGTTGTAACGCTTCTGACCGCGGGTCTGTCAATGACGGGAACAGCCCTGGCCAAAGAACGAATAGTATTTAGTGGCGGGCCGGCCGGCGGTACTTTCCAGGTCGTCGCAAACGCGATGCAGGTGTACAAGCCGATGAAGGCATCACCGGATTTCAGGGTCAGGGCCCAGTCCTCGGCCGGTTCGGTAGAGAACCTGCGCAAGGTTAATTCAGGCAAGGCGCAGATGGGCGTGGTTTATTCGGGTCATGTGTTTCTGGGCAGAAACGGCCAGATGAAGAATGATGCCAATAAGTACGAGGATGTAATGGCGGTAGCCTGGCTGTATGGCGCCCCTGGTCAACTTATCGTCCAAAAGGATTCTGGAATTAAGAGTGTCAAGGACCTGGTGGGCAAGAAGGTAGGGGTCGGCAATGCCGGGTCCGGCGCATTTGCCAACTGCGAGCTATTTTTTACCCACATGGGTGTCTGGGACAAGATCGAGCGCAATGCGATGGGCTATAACGATGCCGCACAGGCTTTTGGTAACAATCAGCTGGATGCTTTCTGGTTGTTCACCGCGTTTCCAAGCGGTGCCGTCATCATGGCCGCTCAAACCAACGATATCGCGCTGGTGGACCTGGGCGAGGATGCCGAAAGCAGTGGTTTTTATGACAAGTACCCGTATTTCTCAAAGATTTCGGTACCTGCAGGCACCTACCGTGGTGTCGATTATGCAAGCAACTCGTTCCAGGATTCCGCGCTTTGGGTAGCTAACTCGAAGGTGACCGATGACACGGTCTACAAGATGTTGTCGATGATTTACACCGATGAGGGCCTGGCGCACATGAAGGAGCAGAAAAAGACGTTTAAACTCATGAGCCTGGATACCGGCACCCAGGGCGTGGTCACACCCTGGCACCCCGGTGCTGTCAAGTTCTGGAAGGAAAAAGGCATGATGTAAGTGATTGAATGAGCGAGAGGCGGTTAAGCGCCTCTCGCTACAAGGATGTTAATACTAAAGCCGGGCTAACCGGCGATCATAATAAGAATACGGGGGAGATTATGCAGGTCGAAAAAATGAATAAGTTCGAACAGATACTGTTCGACACGACGGCCCTTGGCCTGATTTTGTTTTACTCTTACTCGGCTGTTATTGCCCCGGCCGCGACCCAGTTTCATCGCGGTATCTACGTCATTGCCACCTATTTCCTGGTATTTCTGGTGTATCGCAGCAAGGGCAATATTGGACGCATCTGGGACTACCTGCTGATCCTGGTTTCGGTCGTTACCCTGGGATACTGGATTGTTAATTTTGAGGTCATCAACTATCGCGCGGGCGCAGAGACCGAGCTTGATAAATGGATCGCGATGGCGGGTGTATTGGTTGGCGTCGAGGTGGCGCGCCGGGTGGTTGGTATTGCCTTCGTCATCATTGGCACTATCATGCTGCTCTATGGGGTCTACGGAGAATATGCCCCGGAATTGATCTCGCATGCGGGTGATACCTTTCCCGATTTATGCACCAGCATCTTCTACAAGAGCGATGGTGTATTCGGGATCATGGCAAACGTACTTGCGACTTATATCATCCTGTTTGTTTTTTTTGGCGCGTTTCTGGAAAAATGCGGGGCCCAGCGTTTCTTCATCGATTATCCGCTGGCCGCCGTAGGCCATAAGATTGGCGGCCCGGGTAAGGTTTCGGTGATCGCCAGTGGCCTGTTCGGTTCGATTTCCGGCAGCGCAATCGCGAATACGGTATCGACGGGCGCCTTCACGATCCCGATGATGAAAAAAGCGGGCTTTCAGCCGCACGTCGCGGGTGGTATCGAACCAGCCGCTTCTATCGGGGGTATGTTCATGCCACCGATCATGGGTGCGGGTGGCTTCATCATGGCAGAAATGACAGGGTTGCCGTATTCGCAGATCATGCTGGTCGCGATATTCCCGGCACTGATGTATTTCTTCAGCGTTTTCATGATGGTTCATTACTACGCCAAGAAAAATAATATCGTGGGCGAAAAAAGTGAAAAGAGTGCCGGCGAAATTTTCAAGCAAAACTGGTATTACATACTACCCCTGGTGGCGATTACGATCCTGATGTTGATGGGCTATTCGCCCGGTTTTTCAGCCATTATCGGAATCATCACCTGTATCGCCGTGAGCTGGTTCAGGCAGGAGACCCGCATTGATGTCAGGGGATTTGTCAGTGCCTCGCGCGCGGGAGCGGAGGCCAGCCTGAAGATCGGTGCGACGGTTGGCGTCATCGGCATCATCATCGGCGTTCTGACCTACAGCGGCCTGATCCTGACCTTTGCCGACATTGTCATCGAACTGGCTGCCGGACGCCTCTACCTGACCATCCTGCTGATCGCGGTGGCCTCGCTGATTCTGGGGATGGGCGTTCCGGTAACGGCAGCGTACCTGATCACCGCGGTAGTGGCGGTACCCGCTTTGACGCATCTCGGGGTTAACGAAGTCGCAGCACACATGATTGTTTACTGGCTGTCACAGGATTCCAATATCACACCGCCGGTTTGTATCGCCGCTTTTGCGGGTGCAACCATCGCCAAGGCAAATATGTGGGCAACTGCCTGGGTCGCATTCAAGATGGCCAAGTTTCTATACCTGGCGCCTTTTCTTTTCGGGTATGTTCCGGGCTTTTCGCTTGACGGCAGTGCCTCGGATATCGCAATTACGTTCCTGCTGGTGTTCTTCGGGACCTGGGCCTATAGCTGGTTACTCAGTGGCATCTGGATGAATCGTTTCAAGAAGGGCACCGCTTCAACTGAAAGCTGAACAACAGGGTTATCAGCCTGGGCCAAAGACTTCGCCGTTTTCGATTACCTGGTCGCTGACCAGGTAGAGAAAGGTATTGAGATGGTGTTCGGGCGTCGGCAGGCGATCGTTAATATCGGCGGCCGGGTAGGCGCGTAACTGCAAAGCGGTACGTGTTTTGCCCGGATTGACACAGTTGACGTGCAGATCGCTGCCCTCGTATTCACGCGCCAGCAGGCCCGCCATTTCCCTGAGCCCCTGCTTGCTGACCTGGTAGGCGTCCCAGTAGGCCCCCGGCTTATTATCAACCATGAAGACGATCGAACTGTGAGCAGAGCGAACCAACAGCGGCAGGCAGGCACGCGTCAGCAAGTATGGCGCATGCAGGTTGACCTGGTGTACCTGGTACCAGGTAACAGCATCGCTTTGCGCGAATACCGTCGGTGTGCCCAGGATTGCAGCGCAATGAATGATGCCGTCCAGGCGCCCTAACTGGCTATCGATGCTACTCGCCAGTTCCAGGTAGTCCTGCTCGGTAGCACCTTCGAGGTTGATCGGATAAATCGCGGGTGTCGGGTAACCCGCCTGTTCAATCTCGTCGTAGAGTGATTCGACCAGGCGTAAATTTCGACCAACCAGGATGACCGTTGCGCCATGCGCCGCCAGCGCCATCGAAATGACCTTGCCAAATCCGCCGGTGGCACCGGTAACCAGGACTACCTTATCCTTTAGCAAATCGTCGGCGGCTTTAAAATTTTCCGGTACGGTTTTCATCGATTTACCAGCAGCGGGTGTTGCATCAGATCGGCGGGGCGTTCAATAAACCCGTCTGCGCCCCAGGCGTCGGTGCGGGTTCCAGGTTCGATATAGCCATAGGTGGCAACCAGGGTTTTCATTCCTGCCGCCTTGCCGGCGACAATATCACGTTCGTCATCACCCACGTAAACGCAGCGGCTGCAATCGACCTGCAGGCGTTCGGCCGCAACGGTTAACGGCATGGGATGAGGTTTTCGATGCTCCAGCGTATCACCGCCGATTACGACACTGACGCGCTGTGCGAGATCAAGCTGCTCCAGCAGGGGAAGGGTTAACCACTCGGGCTTGTTGGTGACGATGCCCCACGGCATCGAACGCGCTTCGAGTTCGCCGAGAATCGCCTCGTAGCCGTCGAACAGTCTTGATTGTTCGGCTACGATTGCGCGGTAATGTTGCAGAAATCGCTGCCGCAGCGGTTCGATCTCCGCCTCGGGGACTTTACCTGCAAAGCCCATTCGGGTTAAAACCAGGCCTCCCCGCGACACGTGGGGACGGATCGCGTCGAGCGACAGGGGTTCGAGGCCTTCCTCCCGCATCAGGTTGATCAGCGCGCCACCCATATCAGGCGCGGTATCGATGAGGGTTCCATCGAGATCGAACAATACGGCTTCAATCATCGAAGCAGGCGGTTAACAGGTAATTAACATCGACGTCACGACCAAGTGTGTAGTTTCTCGTGATCGGGTTATAACTCATGCCGGTTATGTCGACTATCCGCAGGCCGGATTCGCGCAGTTGAGCCGCAATTTCCGAGGGTTTAATGAACTTTCGGTACTCGTGGGTACCGCGTGGCAATAATCCGAGCACGTACTCGGCACCGAGAATCGCCAGTGCAAACGACTTCGGATTACGGTTGATGGTGGACAAAAATAGCAGGCCATCGGGTTTCAGCAGGCGGGTTGCCGCGCTAATGACAGAGTCGGGGTCGGGAACATGCTCGAGCATTTCAAGGCAGGTTACAATGTCGAACCGGGTTTCGTTCTGCTCGGCAAAGGCTTCTACTGTCGACAGTTGATAGTCGATATCGAGCCCCGATTCATGCAGGTGCATCCTGGCTACCTCGAGGGATAAATCGGCCATGTCGATACCGGTTACACTGGCGCCTTTCGATGCCAGCGATTCAGCCAGGATACCGCCACCGCAACCAACGTCGAGAATGTTCTTGCCGTTGAGATTGCTCGCCTGTTGTTCGATATAGGATACTCTTAGCGGATTTATCTCGTGCAGTGGTTTGAACTCGCTTTCGGGATCCCACCAACGGCTTGCTAGCGACTGGAATTTGTCGATTTCGACCCGATCCACATTTGCTTCAGTTGACATAGCTAACTCTTGATTTTTCGCGCCCAGGATGCGGCCCTGGAAATTATTTCATTGCCGTCGAGGTTGCAGAGTTCGAATTCCCTGAGCTGGGCAATCCCGTCGATCCAGACGTGCGAGACTTGCCGACTGGACGCGGCATATACGATCTGGACGACCGGCTCGTAGAGTGGCTGGGTATTGAACTCTGCCAGGTTGATGGCAATCAGATCGGCATACTTTCCCACCTCGATACTACCGATTCGGTCCGCCATGCCCAATGCCCTGGCTCCGTTAACCGTGGCCATCTCGATCGCCTGGCGCGCATTGCAGGCACTTGCGTTGCCGCTGCTGCCCTTGGCCAGCATCGCTGCGGTGCGCATTTCCCCCAGCAGGTCCAGATCGTTGTTACTGGCCGCACCATCCGTGCCCAGGCAAACATTGATCCCTTTGTCGAGCAAGGCAGCAACCGGGCATATTCCGCTGCCCAGCTTGAGATTTGATTCGGGGCAGTGTGCCACGTTGACACCGGCTTCGGCGATCCGCTCGATCTCGAATTCATTCAGTTCGGTCATGTGTACCGCAACCAGGTTGGAGTTCAGCAG encodes the following:
- the ubiG gene encoding bifunctional 2-polyprenyl-6-hydroxyphenol methylase/3-demethylubiquinol 3-O-methyltransferase UbiG, coding for MSTEANVDRVEIDKFQSLASRWWDPESEFKPLHEINPLRVSYIEQQASNLNGKNILDVGCGGGILAESLASKGASVTGIDMADLSLEVARMHLHESGLDIDYQLSTVEAFAEQNETRFDIVTCLEMLEHVPDPDSVISAATRLLKPDGLLFLSTINRNPKSFALAILGAEYVLGLLPRGTHEYRKFIKPSEIAAQLRESGLRIVDITGMSYNPITRNYTLGRDVDVNYLLTACFDD